From the genome of Lotus japonicus ecotype B-129 chromosome 6, LjGifu_v1.2, one region includes:
- the LOC130724630 gene encoding uncharacterized protein LOC130724630 — protein sequence MSFSFFKVSRPKTPPELAKSIKESLMALDTKTVAEVKALEKALEEVEKNFVTMRTMLSGDGESEPNLDQVSQLVEEICKEDVLTLVIHKLPALEWQARKDLVHCWSILLKHTVDSKYCCVEYIEQHIELLDFLVVCYDNKDIALSCGLMLRDCIKFTTLAKYILESASFVLFFKFVELPNFDVASDAFSTFKDLLTKHGDVVSEFLTAHYDEFFDQYEKLLTSSNYVTRRQSLKLLSEFLLESPNSKIMKQYILEVRFLKVIMTLLRDSSKNIQLSAFHIFKVFVANPNKPREIKIILGKNKEKLLELLHNLSPGKGSEDEQFEEEKEFIIKEIERVSMYIQS from the exons ATGTCGTTCTCGttcttcaaggtttcgaggccGAAAACGCCGCCGGAGCTGGCCAAGTCCATCAAAGAAAGCCTCATGGCCCTCGACACCAAAACCGTTGCTGAAGTGAAAGCGCTCGAGAAG GCTTTGGAGGAAGTTGAAAAGAATTTTGTAACAATGAGAACAATGCTTTCTGGAGATGGAGAGTCAGAACCAAATCTGGACCAGGTTTCACAGCTAGTGGAGGAAATCTGcaaggaggatgttcttactctTGTAATTCACAAGCTGCCTGCACTTGAATGGCAA GCTAGAAAGGATTTAGTCCACTGCTGGTCCATATTATTGAAACATACGGTTGACTCCAAATATTGCTGTGTAGAATACATTGAACAACACATTGAGTTACTGGACTTTCTTGTTGTATG CTATGATAACAAAGATATTGCCTTGAGCTGTGGCTTAATGTTGCGGGATTGCATCAAATTTACGACACTTGCAAA ATACATATTGGAATCTGCAAGCTTTGTGCTGTTCTTTAAATTTGTAGAGTTACCTAACTTTGATGTTGCATCTGACGCATTTTCTACGTTTAAG GACCTTCTTACTAAACATGGAGATGTGGTCTCTGAATTTTTGACAGCTCACTATGACGAG TTCTTTGATCAATACGAGAAACTTTTGACATCTTCTAATTATGTCACAAGGAGGCAGTCTTTGAAG CTTCTCTCGGAATTTCTTCTGGAATCTCCCAACTCTAAGATAATGAAGCAGTACATCTTAGAAGTTCGTTTTCTGAAAGTCATCATGACATTATTGAGG GATTCAAGTAAAAACATTCAGTTATCAGCTTTCCACATTTTCAAG GTTTTCGTAGCTAATCCGAATAAACCCCGAGAAATCAAAATTATTCTGGGCAAGAACAAGGAGAAGCTGCTAGAGTTGCTTCATAATCTGTCTCCGGGAAAAG GTTCAGAAGATGAGCAAtttgaggaggagaaggagttTATCATCAAGGAAATTGAAAGAGTATCGATGTACATCCAAAGCTAA
- the LOC130725740 gene encoding isoleucine N-monooxygenase 1-like gives MERAFVPHLLWSLIMLMLASLTILLMKFLKHNHIKKPRLPPGPKPWPIIGNIPELLANKSGFRYIQKVMSDLNTEIACIRLGNVHVIPVSSPEIARELLIKQDAVFASRPMNWSSEHVSLGYLTTALSPYGEQWKKMKKVVINEMLSPLKHDWLHDKRVEEADNLVRYVYNQCRNGDGGVVNVRVAAQHYSGNVIRRLIFNRRYFGEGREDGGPGVEEMEHIEALFNVLKYLFAFSVSDYLPCFRGLDLDGHKKNLKKACEDVRKYHDPIIEDRIEQWKNEKKTNEEDLLDVLISLKDADNNQLLTMEEIKSQILEMCIATVDNPSNAVEWGLSEMVNKPGLLEKAIEELDNVVGKERLVQESDIPKLNYVKACAREAFRLHPIIDFNIPHVSMADTVIANKYFIPKGSHVLLRRQGVGHNSRVWEEPLEFKPERHLSMSGYGSKFNLVLAEPSLKLVTFSTGRRGCPGLILGTSMTIMLFARLLHSFTWTVPPTHSSIDLSESDGDTTKAEPLVAFAKPRLSPDAYLI, from the exons ATGGAACGTGCATTTGTCCCTCATTTACTTTGGAGCCTCATAATGCTGATGCTAGCTAGCCTTACGATTCTCCTAATGAAATTCCTAAAACACAACCACATCAAAAAACCAAGACTACCTCCAGGTCCCAAACCTTGGCCAATAATTGGCAATATTCCTGAACTGCTTGCAAATAAGTCTGGATTTAGATACATACAAAAAGTAATGAGTGATCTCAACACTGAAATTGCATGCATCCGTTTAGGCAATGTTCATGTGATCCCGGTGTCAAGTCCTGAAATTGCACGTGAACTCCTAATAAAACAGGATGCTGTTTTTGCCTCAAGGCCCATGAATTGGTCCAGTGAACATGTTTCACTTGGATATCTAACCACAGCTCTCTCTCCTTACGGAGAACagtggaagaaaatgaagaaagtgGTCATCAACGAAATGCTTTCACCCCTCAAGCATGATTGGCTTCATGACAAGAGGGTCGAAGAAGCCGATAACCTTGTCCGCTATGTCTACAATCAGTGTAGAAATGGTGATGGTGGGGTGGTAAATGTTAGGGTTGCTGCACAACATTATTCTGGGAATGTGATAAGGAGGTTGATTTTCAATAGAAGGTACTTTGGAGAGGGTAGGGAAGATGGAGGACCCGGTGTTGAAGAAATGGAGCATATAGAAGCACTTTTCAATGTGTTGAAGTACCTTTTTGCCTTCTCTGTTTCTGATTACTTGCCATGCTTCAGGGGACTTGACTTGGATGGTCATAAAAAGAACCTGAAGAAGGCTTGTGAGGATGTGAGGAAATATCATGATCCAATTATTGAAGACAGAATTGAGCAATGGAAGAATGAGAAGAAGACAAATGAAGAAGACTTGCTTGATGTTCTCATCTCACTCAAAGATGCTGACAACAATCAACTTTTGACAATGGAGGAAATAAAATCTCAAATTCTG GAAATGTGTATTGCGACGGTAGATAATCCATCAAATGCAGTTGAATGGGGACTTTCTGAAATGGTAAATAAGCCTGGGCTACTTGAAAAGGCCATTGAAGAATTGGACAATGTTGTTGGTAAAGAAAGGCTAGTGCAAGAATCAGATATTCCAAAGCTCAACTATGTGAAGGCTTGTGCAAGAGAAGCATTTCGTCTTCACCCCATTATAGATTTTAACATTCCCCATGTTTCAATGGCTGACACAGTTATTGCTAATAAGTACTTTATCCCAAAGGGTAGCCATGTGTTGTTAAGGAGACAAGGAGTTGGCCATAACTCAAGAGTTTGGGAAGAACCACTCGAGTTCAAACCAGAACGCCATCTTAGTATGAGTGGTTATGGGTCCAAATTCAATTTGGTCTTAGCAGAGCCAAGCTTGAAGCTGGTGACATTCAGCACTGGAAGACGCGGCTGCCCTGGACTCATTCTTGGAACTTCAATGACTATTATGTTGTTTGCTAGGTTGCTGCATAGCTTCACTTGGACTGTGCCACCAACTCACTCTAGCATTGACCTTTCTGAATCCGATGGAGATACCACCAAAGCTGAGCCTCTTGTGGCATTTGCAAAGCCTAGGTTATCACCAGATGCTTATTTAATTTAA